A region of Planococcus sp. MSAK28401 DNA encodes the following proteins:
- a CDS encoding diphthine--ammonia ligase, with translation MQKTFITSWSGGKDSALAFFRAVQQGHVPIALFTMFEEDGERSRSHGLKKQILEAQAERMGLPLVIGQADWSGYEKEFIHHLQHFKEQGIEMGVYGDIDLQDHLDWVEKVSEKAELDVLHPLWQEARRSLLEELIEEEFKAVITVVDTARVGEEFLGRVFTRELIEELEALGIDACGEEGEFHTTLVDGPIFVEPLPVEFGDIVHDGQYAMLEVKLQTGE, from the coding sequence ATGCAAAAAACATTTATTACATCATGGAGCGGGGGCAAAGACTCCGCTTTGGCATTCTTTAGGGCAGTCCAGCAAGGACATGTGCCAATCGCGTTGTTCACCATGTTCGAAGAAGACGGGGAACGCTCAAGATCCCACGGTTTGAAAAAGCAGATCTTGGAAGCGCAAGCGGAACGGATGGGCTTGCCTTTAGTGATCGGCCAAGCAGACTGGTCAGGATATGAAAAGGAATTTATCCACCATCTGCAGCATTTCAAAGAACAAGGCATCGAAATGGGTGTGTACGGCGATATTGACCTGCAGGACCATCTTGATTGGGTTGAAAAAGTCAGCGAAAAGGCAGAACTCGATGTCTTGCACCCATTATGGCAAGAAGCCCGCCGGTCGCTATTGGAAGAGCTGATCGAAGAGGAGTTCAAAGCTGTCATTACAGTGGTGGACACTGCACGAGTCGGGGAGGAGTTTCTCGGGCGCGTTTTTACCCGCGAGCTGATCGAGGAGCTAGAAGCACTCGGCATCGATGCCTGCGGAGAGGAAGGGGAATTCCATACCACATTGGTGGACGGCCCGATTTTTGTTGAACCGCTGCCAGTGGAGTTCGGGGACATTGTGCATGATGGCCAGTACGCAATGCTCGAAGTGAAACTTCAAACAGGGGAGTGA
- a CDS encoding GNAT family N-acetyltransferase — protein sequence MIQIISVEEKHIRQMSALLSKRQARERKIFPYLPDKFEEIDEAEIVIRKLLERPYVSGVVAVRGIDVIGYLIYEFKEEAHRGRYVWMDYESIAISEHEHPRLLRLLYADAGAEWVKHGYFHHVLMAPLGDEMVFEQWFDQGFAFEQKYAILSLDDYEPKNGALPDLEFRRGTKADAPLLKKMAVWNSIHQAAAPSWHPITRETMENVQKSYVALTEDEEAYLWLVTQGEQAAGFHVYFRMEDPFSLVAPENCVELPAASTNPDMRGRGIGRALANHCFSELKKEGYDYIFADWHTPNQMASYFWPRMGFQPVMVRMSRQIDPRISWAHGHD from the coding sequence GTGATCCAGATCATCAGCGTTGAAGAAAAGCATATCCGCCAAATGTCTGCATTGCTTTCAAAACGCCAGGCTCGGGAGCGGAAGATTTTCCCGTATCTGCCGGATAAGTTCGAGGAAATTGATGAGGCGGAGATTGTCATCCGCAAATTGCTCGAGCGCCCTTATGTGAGTGGGGTAGTCGCTGTCCGGGGCATTGATGTAATCGGATACCTGATTTATGAATTCAAGGAAGAAGCCCATCGTGGCCGCTATGTATGGATGGATTATGAATCGATCGCCATCAGCGAGCACGAACATCCGCGCTTGTTGCGCTTATTATATGCGGATGCTGGAGCGGAATGGGTCAAGCATGGTTATTTCCATCATGTGCTGATGGCGCCGCTTGGAGATGAAATGGTGTTCGAGCAATGGTTCGATCAAGGATTCGCCTTCGAGCAGAAATACGCCATCCTGTCGCTTGATGATTATGAACCAAAAAACGGCGCGTTACCGGACCTCGAATTCCGCCGTGGCACGAAAGCAGACGCGCCGCTCCTGAAAAAAATGGCGGTGTGGAACAGCATCCATCAGGCAGCCGCCCCATCCTGGCATCCAATTACAAGGGAAACGATGGAAAATGTTCAGAAAAGCTATGTGGCGCTTACGGAAGATGAAGAAGCTTATCTATGGCTCGTTACCCAAGGCGAACAAGCTGCCGGCTTCCATGTGTATTTCCGTATGGAAGACCCTTTCAGTTTAGTGGCGCCCGAAAATTGCGTAGAACTGCCGGCTGCTTCGACTAACCCGGATATGCGTGGGCGCGGAATCGGCCGTGCACTGGCGAACCATTGCTTTAGTGAATTGAAGAAAGAGGGCTATGATTATATTTTTGCTGATTGGCATACGCCGAACCAAATGGCTTCCTACTTCTGGCCGCGAATGGGTTTCCAACCCGTCATGGTCCGGATGTCACGGCAAATCGATCCGCGCATCTCATGGGCGCACGGCCACGATTGA